One part of the Dysidea avara chromosome 10, odDysAvar1.4, whole genome shotgun sequence genome encodes these proteins:
- the LOC136236653 gene encoding BRCA1-A complex subunit Abraxas 1-like, with the protein MSNNNGNARSVKISGTTLSSLLFQLQNCDGDSEGFLLGGSFSVEHGTISDSQEQQKKEQKHTTCIQSSVNCGRKYSFYDCYGSLAVEDIRKILKSDLQYVIGWFSYRRGSSRHFMSLRERAIHRSLMQLFSHINNEDFLFLLLTDEANHNTAISSIEYSFHQFCDDKFQSLHVEVVNLLSTAQSTYHLVPSALVLPSNTNVFTSVVNDNRDQLISKVDGIPQEAKNMRSLFRAVLSRMQSLEECVAEGNQTVEQLAEEVAVLKEEKRQRKPGTSSITTSSSITTTTTTTSSSSKTHETKTDLDSFINENLIELQSNTNTSPPPTTSNLSDDNDDETYASQEIA; encoded by the exons ATGAGCAACAACAACGGTAACGCGCGATCAGTGAAGATTAGTGGAACGACTCTCTCGTCTTTACTGTTTCAGTTGCAAAACTGTGACGGAGACTCG GAAGGATTTCTGTTGGGTGGATCATTCTCAGTTGAACACGGCACCATCAGTGACTCTCAGGAACAACAAAAGAAGGAACAAAAGCATACCACAT GTATTCAGTCATCTGTGAACTGTGGCAGAAAATACAG TTTTTATGACTGTTATGGCTCACTGGCTGTTGAAGACATTCGGAAAATACTTAAAAGTGACTTGCAG TATGTGATTGGATGGTTTAGTTATCGTCGTGGAAGCAGCAGACATTTCATGTCACTTCGCGAACGAGCCATCCATCGCAGCTTGATGCAGCTGTTTTCACACATCAACAATGAAG ATTTCTTGTTTTTATTATTAACCGACGAAGCAAATCACAACACTGCTATTTCATCAATTGAATATTCCTTCCatcaattttgtgatgataaATTTCAAAGCCTTCATGTTGAAGTAGTCAATTTGCTCTCCACAGCCCAGTCAACATATCACCTCGTTCCTTCTGCTCTGGTGTTGCCTAGCAACACAAATGTCTTTACCAGTGTTGTTAACGATAACAG GGATCAACTAATCAGTAAGGTAGACGGTATACCACAAGAGGCAAAGAACATGAGATCTTTATTCAGAGCAGTATTGAGTAGGATGCAG TCATTAGAAGAATGTGTTGCTGAAGGCAATCAGACTGTAGAGCAGCTAGCTGAAGAGGTGGCTGTGTTGAAGGAAGAGAAGCGGCAACGTAAGCCTGGTACCAGCAGTATTACCACCAGCAGCAGCattaccaccaccaccaccaccaccagcagcagcagtaaGACACATGAAACTAAAACTGACCTAGATTCCTTCATCAATGAAAATCTAATTGAACTGCAAAGCAACACAAACACTAGTCCTCCTCCAACCACCAGCAACTTATcagatgataatgatgatgaaaCTTACGCctctcaagaaattgcataa
- the LOC136236601 gene encoding uncharacterized protein — protein sequence MSCEDITTDLLEQLREFKDACIKIRDSLVAGHEETTTSPRKLSCVEETNGKVSNFFRYCSSGTPSPVACNSVEVPEGFWEEYGPHKQWPSSTGTFPLAPLEEEAYRVQFYKTEHWNYYVEDETDVGPCLLSIKQEEQETRTLFRVIVRSPDYYVHGLLLPSNLSANRYDKDDIVSSLGKEMSFTSLFRYADKPNLPEEILELDEAFLKNTLKVGALLVRPGQNSEEAMLGNQHIPGGPFDELLKLLGDRVALKGFNRFLGGLDAHSNLTGKESVFTEFKGIEIMFHVSTLLPYSDHDQQQVNRKRHIGNDITCLVFLEGPDCHFNPLWIRSHFLHCFIVVQLLSETTSEGLPLYRVSTISRNHVPFFDPELRHYDTFPAGPLFRDFLLTKIINSDRSCYYAPKFLRLTSRTRLQLMSEFVSTLSDKTEKSAAHNAGRRGSWIPNGAVRPPSSFTDSVKDNYDNSDRLADDLTSALCSKDLMDTTFLVGPSRVKMYGVRAILACRSSVMGKLFMDGVQHWNIPSSTRRSVSPCNNPRSSTLKKRHSTGEPFEYASGFDEPRSQPSEPYTVDNIEEYVFRELLCYFMTGSCTIQPSNVVGLGCAAEYFDVPDLRQACLDHLIRCLSSNILCQLLNQLEKHLTCQTAKNMLFTILQFADNNAEKMLKSRDFLNLSEHMLLVVMQRNIQATEILKVKALLAWAELNTAQGRNRQKTLQPLLKNIQLQLISAQDLMKIVVPSGLFSSDKVMEALAYQADPTAFDS from the exons ATGTCGTGTGAAGATATAACTACAGATTTGCTGGAGCAATTGAGA GAATTTAAGGATGCTTGTATTAAGATCAGAGACTCTTTAGTAGCAGGACACGAGGAGACAACCACCAGCCCTCGTAAACTTAGTTGTGTTGAAGAGACAAACGGTAAAGTTAGCAATTTCTTTCGCTACTGTTCGTCTGGGACGCCTTCCCCAGTTGCCTGCAATTCAGTAGAAGTCCCAGAAGGCTTCTGGGAGGAATATGGACCACATAAACAATGGCCAAGCAGCACTGGAACCTTCCCATTAGCTCCACTAGAAGAAGAAGCATACAGAGTACAATTCTATAAGACAGAACACTGGAACTATTATGTGGAAGATGAAACAGATGTTGGACCTTGCTTGCTGTCTATCAAACAAGAAGAACAGGAAACAAGAACGTTATTCAG GGTGATTGTTCGCTCCCCTGATTACTATGTTCATGGGCTGTTGTTACCTAGCAACCTGTCTGCTAACCGTTACGATAAGGATGATATTGTCAGCTCCTTGGGGAAAGAGATGAGTTTCACATCTTTGTTTAGATATGCTGATAAGCCAAATTTGCCAGAAGAAATCTTGGAACTAGATGAG GCATTCTTGAAGAATACACTGAAGGTCGGTGCCCTTTTGGTGCGACCTGGACAGAACAGTGAAGAAGCAATGCTAGGAAATCAACACATTCCTGGTGGACCATTTGATGAGTTATTAAAACTACTCGGTGATCGAGTTGCTCTTAAAGGATTCAACCGTTTTCTCGGCGGTCTGGATGCACACAGCAATTTAACTGGCAAAGAATCAGTATTTACAGAATTTAAGGGAATTGAAATCATGTTTCATGTGTCTACGTTACTGCCTTATAGTGACCACGACCAACAACAA GTTAATCGTAAGAGACACATAGGAAATGACATCACTTGTTTAGTGTTCCTTGAGGGCCCTGACTGTCACTTTAATCCACTGTGGATCAGATCCCATTTTCTACACTGCTTCATCGTCGTCCAGCTACTGTCAGAGACCACAAGTGAAGGATtgcctctctatagg GTTAGCACAATATCAAGAAACCATGTTCCTTTCTTTGATCCTGAATTGAGACATTATGATACATTTCCAGCTGGTCCGTTATTCCGGGATTTTCTTCTTACCAAGATCATCAATAGTGACAGGTCCTGTTACTATGCCCCCAAGTTCTTACGCCTGACG AGCCGTACAAGACTTCAGCTAATGTCTGAGTTTGTGAGCACATTAAGTGATAAGACAGAGAAGAGTGCTGCGCACAATGCTGGCAG ACGTGGCAGCTGGATACCTAATGGAGCTGTCAG ACCTCCGAGTAGTTTTACTGACAGTGTTAAGGATAATTACGATAACTCAGATCGGTTAGCAGATGATCTCACCTCAGCTTTGTGCAGTAAGGACCTCATGGACACAACCTTCTTAGTAG GACCAAGCCGTGTTAAGATGTACGGGGTTAGGGCAATTCTGGCTTGTCGCAGTAG TGTGATGGGTAAATTGTTCATGGATGGCGTACAACATTGGAACATACCATCATCTACACGTCGTTCAGTTAGCCCCTGTAATAATCCTCGCTCCTCAACACTGAAGAAGAGACACAGTACAGGGGAACCATTTGAGTATGCATCAGGATTTGATGAGCCACGATCACAACCCAGCGAACCA TACACAGTTGATAATATTGAAGAGTATGTGTTTCGTGAGCTACTATGTTACTTCATGACTGGCTCTTGCACTATTCAGCCATCCAATGTGGTTGGACTGGGTTGTGCTGCTGAATACTTTGATGTGCCCGACTTGCGGCAAGCTTGTCTGGATCACCTGATCCGCTGTCTCTCCAGCAATATATTGTGTCAGCTGCTCAATCAACTAGAGAAGCACCTCACTTGTCAGACTGCCAAGAACATGTTGTTTACA ATACTGCAGTTTGCGGACAACAATGCTGAGAAAATGTTGAAGTCACGAGATTTCCTCAACTTATCTGAACACATGTTACTAGTGGTGATGCAACGCAATATCCAG GCTACTGAGATATTGAAGGTGAAGGCATTATTGGCATGGGCAGAACTAAATACAGCACAAG GTCGAAATCGGCAGAAGACACTACAGCCATTACTGAAGAACATTCAACTACAACTCATTTCAGCACAAGACCTCATGAAAATTGTTGTACCCAGTGGATTGTTCTCTTCTGATAAAGTCATGGAGGCATTGGCATACCAGGCTGACCCGACTGCATTTGACAGCTAA